A section of the Roseovarius sp. W115 genome encodes:
- a CDS encoding SPFH domain-containing protein, translating to MAQITRYPFASHLRAEASSHIRHYREGKIRREGRGLSFWFDPTRGSIIEVPLADRELTFLVKSQSSDYQDLAVQGTVLWRVADAARLSDRVDFTLDLKTGKPKSKPEDHIRSVLSALSRQYVDDYIKALGVRAVLEAGLAPLQTALNAGFAKDPTPEAMGLEVIAVRVANLSPSSELARALQAPTFEALQQQSDEATFARRALAVEKERAIAENELNNQVELAARQAELIAREDANGRAEAEAKAAASKIAAEGAAEAKVIGAEAEATRVRAVEQAQADMEKARMAALSQLAPEALYALAAREFATKLEKIDSVTISPDMVAGLVKQLQGAMPAAARE from the coding sequence ATGGCACAAATCACAAGATACCCATTTGCAAGCCACCTGCGGGCTGAGGCCTCGAGCCACATCCGGCATTACCGCGAAGGCAAGATCCGTCGCGAGGGCCGCGGGCTGTCCTTTTGGTTTGACCCGACCCGTGGGTCGATCATTGAGGTCCCGCTTGCGGACCGCGAGCTGACCTTTTTGGTCAAATCGCAATCCTCCGACTATCAGGATCTGGCTGTGCAAGGCACCGTTCTGTGGAGGGTGGCGGATGCGGCGCGGCTCTCGGACCGGGTGGATTTCACCCTTGATCTGAAGACCGGAAAGCCGAAGAGCAAGCCAGAGGACCACATCCGCTCTGTGCTGAGCGCGTTGTCGCGGCAATATGTGGATGACTACATCAAGGCGCTGGGCGTGCGCGCGGTGCTTGAGGCGGGGCTAGCCCCTTTGCAAACAGCGCTGAACGCGGGTTTTGCCAAGGACCCCACCCCCGAGGCCATGGGCCTTGAGGTCATCGCGGTGCGCGTGGCCAATCTCAGCCCAAGCTCAGAGCTGGCCCGTGCCTTGCAGGCCCCGACCTTTGAGGCGTTGCAACAGCAATCGGACGAGGCCACCTTTGCCCGCCGCGCTTTGGCGGTGGAAAAAGAACGCGCCATTGCCGAGAACGAGCTGAACAATCAGGTCGAACTGGCTGCGCGTCAGGCCGAGCTGATTGCCCGCGAAGACGCCAATGGCCGTGCCGAAGCCGAAGCCAAGGCGGCGGCCAGCAAGATCGCAGCAGAGGGGGCAGCCGAGGCCAAGGTCATCGGGGCCGAAGCCGAAGCCACCCGCGTGCGCGCGGTGGAACAGGCGCAGGCCGATATGGAAAAGGCCCGTATGGCCGCGCTTTCGCAACTGGCACCTGAGGCGCTTTATGCCCTGGCGGCGCGCGAATTCGCCACCAAGCTGGAGAAAATCGACAGCGTGACCATCAGCCCTGATATGGTGGCCGGTCTGGTCAAACAGCTGCAGGGGGCAATGCCTGCAGCGGCCCGAGAATAG
- a CDS encoding NUDIX hydrolase: MTSIFDYPSPAIAVDLAILCVHDGALRCVIMRREDGGVMGGDWALPGGFVHRDGSLEETVTRVLRDKTGLRDVHFEQLATYGAPGRDPRGHVISVVYLAIMPAEVLIKGVAANPDLRLVRVSVDWPGETGGTANVSDDTGAPLHMAFDHADILGDMVKRLRGKLDYTPIGFEFLPPRFTLRDVQAVHEAILDQSLTKPAFRRKLLDRHTLRATGVRESGGAYRPAELYELSQDQEE, encoded by the coding sequence ATGACCTCGATTTTCGACTATCCCAGCCCGGCCATAGCGGTGGACCTGGCGATCCTGTGCGTCCATGATGGCGCGCTGCGCTGTGTGATCATGCGCCGCGAGGACGGGGGCGTGATGGGCGGTGACTGGGCTTTGCCCGGTGGTTTCGTGCATCGCGACGGGTCTTTGGAAGAGACCGTGACACGGGTCTTGCGCGACAAGACCGGCCTTCGGGACGTGCATTTCGAACAGCTCGCCACCTATGGCGCGCCGGGCCGGGACCCGCGCGGCCACGTCATCAGCGTGGTGTATCTGGCAATCATGCCGGCTGAGGTTTTGATCAAAGGCGTTGCGGCCAATCCAGACCTGCGGCTTGTCCGTGTGTCAGTGGATTGGCCCGGAGAAACTGGCGGCACGGCGAATGTGTCGGACGACACCGGCGCGCCCCTGCATATGGCCTTTGATCACGCCGACATCCTTGGTGACATGGTCAAGCGCCTGCGCGGCAAGCTGGACTACACGCCCATCGGGTTCGAGTTCCTACCACCCCGCTTCACCTTGCGGGATGTGCAGGCGGTCCATGAAGCCATTCTGGACCAAAGCCTGACCAAACCGGCCTTTCGCCGGAAGCTTTTGGACAGGCACACCCTGCGCGCCACCGGCGTGCGGGAAAGTGGCGGGGCCTATCGCCCGGCCGAATTGTACGAGTTGTCACAAGATCAGGAGGAATGA
- the ispH gene encoding 4-hydroxy-3-methylbut-2-enyl diphosphate reductase, whose amino-acid sequence MTKPPLTLYLAAPRGFCAGVDRAIKIVDMALEKWGAPVYVRHEIVHNKYVVDDLRAKGAVFVEELEECPDDRPVIFSAHGVPKSVPAEATKREMLYVDATCPLVSKVHIEAERHASNGLQIIMIGHDGHPETVGTMGQLPEGEVLLVETVEDVAEVEVRDPQKLAFVTQTTLSVDDTADIVAALQTRFPAIVGPHKEDICYATTNRQEAVKAMAQKAEAMLVVGAPNSSNSKRLVEVGARAGCSYAQLVQRATDIDWRALGDIKTMGITAGASAPEVLINEVIDAFRDRFDVTVEVVETAQENVEFKVPRVLRVPA is encoded by the coding sequence ATGACGAAACCGCCTCTGACCCTCTATCTTGCAGCGCCGCGCGGCTTTTGCGCAGGCGTGGACCGCGCCATCAAGATCGTGGATATGGCTTTGGAAAAATGGGGGGCGCCGGTCTATGTGCGCCATGAGATTGTGCACAACAAATACGTGGTCGATGACCTGCGCGCGAAGGGCGCGGTGTTTGTCGAGGAACTCGAGGAATGTCCCGATGACCGCCCGGTGATCTTTTCGGCCCATGGCGTACCCAAATCCGTGCCCGCCGAGGCCACCAAGCGCGAGATGCTCTATGTCGATGCCACCTGCCCTCTGGTGAGCAAGGTGCATATCGAGGCCGAGCGGCATGCCTCAAACGGGCTACAGATCATCATGATCGGTCATGATGGGCACCCGGAAACGGTGGGCACGATGGGGCAGTTGCCCGAGGGCGAGGTGCTCTTGGTGGAAACGGTTGAGGATGTGGCCGAGGTTGAGGTGCGCGATCCGCAAAAGCTCGCCTTTGTCACGCAGACCACGCTTTCGGTGGATGACACCGCTGATATCGTGGCGGCACTTCAGACGCGGTTCCCCGCCATCGTCGGGCCGCATAAAGAAGACATTTGTTACGCCACCACCAACCGGCAGGAAGCGGTAAAAGCTATGGCACAAAAGGCCGAAGCGATGCTGGTGGTCGGCGCGCCCAATTCGTCGAATTCCAAACGGCTGGTGGAAGTGGGCGCGCGCGCGGGCTGTTCCTATGCGCAGCTTGTGCAGCGGGCGACCGACATCGACTGGCGCGCCTTGGGCGACATCAAGACCATGGGCATCACCGCCGGAGCCTCTGCGCCCGAAGTGCTGATCAACGAGGTGATTGATGCGTTTCGGGATCGGTTTGACGTGACCGTTGAGGTTGTCGAGACCGCGCAGGAGAACGTTGAGTTCAAGGTGCCAAGGGTGCTGAGAGTACCGGCGTAG
- a CDS encoding lysophospholipid acyltransferase family protein — protein sequence MFKQFLAWITGNAITTFARFITAVRAIWDGVEPVPAQRVYFANHTSNGDFILIWTVLPPNLRSRTRPVAGADYWLTSPLRTFIGRDVFNAVLIDRNSETRTDDPMQLILDGIDTGASLIIFPEGTRNMTDAPLLPFKSGIFNISEARPEVDLVPVWIDNLNDVMPKGKLVPIPLLCTVTFGAPIRAEAGEAREDFLKRAEAALLNLAPKDKQPVDAEVAA from the coding sequence TTGTTTAAACAGTTTCTCGCCTGGATCACGGGCAATGCCATCACGACGTTCGCACGGTTCATCACCGCTGTGCGTGCCATTTGGGACGGTGTGGAGCCGGTTCCGGCGCAGCGTGTGTACTTTGCCAACCATACATCCAACGGCGATTTCATCCTGATCTGGACGGTGCTGCCGCCCAATCTGCGCTCTCGCACGCGGCCTGTGGCGGGGGCGGATTACTGGCTCACGTCTCCCTTGCGCACGTTTATTGGCCGGGATGTGTTCAACGCTGTTCTGATCGACCGCAATTCGGAAACCCGTACCGACGATCCGATGCAGTTGATCCTTGACGGGATCGACACGGGTGCGTCGCTGATCATCTTCCCCGAAGGCACGCGGAACATGACCGATGCGCCTCTCTTGCCGTTCAAAAGCGGTATTTTCAACATCTCGGAGGCCCGGCCCGAGGTGGATCTTGTGCCGGTCTGGATCGACAATCTGAATGACGTGATGCCCAAGGGTAAGCTGGTGCCTATTCCGCTTCTCTGCACGGTGACCTTTGGTGCCCCGATCAGAGCGGAGGCAGGCGAGGCGCGCGAAGATTTCCTCAAACGCGCCGAAGCTGCCTTGCTGAACCTTGCCCCCAAAGACAAACAGCCAGTCGATGCGGAGGTTGCAGCATGA